The Archocentrus centrarchus isolate MPI-CPG fArcCen1 chromosome 13, fArcCen1, whole genome shotgun sequence genomic interval AATCTACCAATCCAGAACAAGACTCAATAGCTTAGCATGTAGACAATTCTACATAATGTAAATTATTTATTCAAAATGTATGAAGGTGATTTCTTACCTGCTTTGGCTCTAAATCATCTTTCCAGATACATGACGGATTTATGGCCTCACCACTTTGTCCACAGTTTAACATGTTATGCATAGCATGAGCTACAGCGTACACAGCCTTGTACACATTGTTAGATATTCTTAGCTGTGAGACATCTGTGAAAGGATTGTTGATGTCTCCTAGCCTCTCAGAGCCAGAGCACTGACTCTGACCAGGCAAACTGGATTGGAAACTGCAACCAAAAGTAGTTTCCCAGAACTCTCTTAACAAATTATTCTGTGGCTCCTGACTTGGGTTAACCTGTAAAAGAAATTCTTGTAGGCCTGCAATCTTTGTCTTTCTAATGGCAAAGCCCAGAGACCCTGTCAGTATGCCAGAGTACCTCTTATCAGCCAAATGACTTGCTGTTATCCAGGATTCACTGCCCACCCACTGCAACCCAGTCAGGTTTTGCTTCAGAGCTTCCTCAAGTAAAATGTCCATCTCACCCTGGGCAAGGAAGGCAACCAAAACTCTTGCACTGCCACTACGAATCACTTTGACCACCCTTGCAACCTCCTCACTAGAGTCAGTCCTTGAAATGGCCACTGAATATTCAACGCAAACCCCTTCCTGACTTGCAGCTGTGATAAAGGTGGCCATCCCATTGTTGCCATAATCATTGTCACTTCTGACTGCTCCAACCCATGTCCATCCAAACAGTTTTACCAGTTCTGCCAGGGCCCTGCTCTGATAGTAGTCACTGGGGATGGTTCTGAAGAATGAGGGGTAATCTTTTCTGTTACTCAGACAAGCACATGTGGCAAAGTGGCTGATCTGACagtaaagaaaagaagagaaacaaaagcACATTGACATGTGAGTGGGAAGAGACTGACACATGGGTATTCAGGGGCAACACAAAGGCAAAATATTGTTTCAGCCTTTGTGGACATTTATGCTATGGAAAATTGaccaaaaaattatatatacttACTACTGGTATTTGGAAAGTCCCAGAAATTTGCAGCATTACGATGGTTGAGGAAGACTCAGAGGCTCCAATGATGACATGAACTGATGACTGACTGCTGCAAGTTTTTTCTGCTGTCCTTTCCTGTCCATTCATTAAACCCATCACTGCACGTGTTGAAGGCAGTGTTGAGCCACAGCTGTCGAATATCTTATAACCAAGTGAAATATTAGGCAGTAGAGTGCTGCTATTGTTGATCTCTTCTATGGCAAAAATCATTGTTTGAGCAAAACGGAATTCTCTTAAATTTATCCTGAAAAGAGTTTAAAACAAGAGAGAGAATTATATAAAGTTCTTTAAGGCATAAACCctgcaaaggaaagaaaagacaaacctAGAGCATATGAGAGGTTCGGGAATGCCAGTCAGGGAGAACGAAGGCTTTGAGATTTGGCTATGGATGGAAAAAGCTCCCCCAATAATAATATCCCCTTCCTTAGACAAAAGAGGAAACTCTGGGCTACCCAGCATCTCACAGAGAACAGTATTTTCCTCTGCTCTGCAGAATCCaataaaaaatccaaaaagtaACATTACATATATATAGTCATACATCTTTTACAGGCAGGCGCACTCATGCATACACAGCCCTGTACTCTGCGAGGACTTCTGCTATCACTGACCAAGCATGTGTATCTTTTAATGGGCAGAGCTTTATGCTGGTATAGTTGATGAAGATTAAGATCCTCCTATCAAATTACAGTATGTTAGTGTCATGTTTACCATTTTTGtgtaagatttttttatttcatgaaatCATGAGTCACCCTTACTGGAAAGTCTATTTATATTAAGAAGTCTTCTTTGCACACATTTGATATAATAATAGTATAAATTATTATGTAAATTATTACCTGTTTCTGGTTATTATTATATGTTTCTGGCAGCCTTTGCATGTgggtcattctgtctgtaaacaatTTTAGAATGAATTCTGATCGAGGTGTAGTGgcgtcatgttaacaatccattaaaatctgACTTACATCCagcaaggtcttcaaggtcaacttcatgatttattgggTGAAAATTGACAAAACCCCTTTTAACTAAGAAGCTATGATttttacaagtgtggtgtgtatcctcaatacaaagaaaacactaAGTACCgtgtaaagatttaaaatatgtcacatttgacctctgacctctccttcaaggccAATAGATTATTCCAAAGgttaaagtgataataatgctatatagagctactgtatttaaaactgtttcttacTGCTATTGTATGTAAACAATTGTATTGTatgtaaacaatttttttccctagcaactcaCGGTTGCCAGATGCTTGCTGACCAGTCTCTAAGACTGTGTCACTGAGGCCTTAAATGAGCAACACAGCATTGTTTATAAGTTTATAGGTGGGTGCAAAATATGGTACTGGCCTTTGTGGATAGATAACACTTTCACTGACAGGTTTCCTggcagttttggtgagtgaaattttagtttcattagtCTGTTACATAGCAACTATTTGTGTGACAGGTATGTGTGAAAATACTGAGAAAATGCTGTGTAAAGTgtacataaaaacacactgcaatgatttgcaaatctcataaacctgTATGTTATTCACAATAGAAGTAACAGTAACTATATTAAATGGTTAAACTaagattttacacagcatctTGACATTTTCAAAGTGGGTTTGTATGATAAATAATGAATATGTTCAGTAAACTGCTGCCTGATAtatcttgtgcttttctttcagtGGGGCGATGCACTGGCGAACAAATGAGACCATGGTTTTGAGCATGAGTGTGAACAGGGCATGCCTTTGAAAAGAGGCCTGGTACATAAGTGAATATTGCAGATTTGTGCAAATAATAAAGAGAGATGATTGTACAAAAGTACAGTTTTGTCCCTTAAAACTGAACAAAGATTTATAAAGTGTATAATTATAAACCACACGTAAGTATATCACACAGTTATTACAGTCACTTTTATTTAATTGTGATACCTCATTGACAGTGGTAGTATTGGTACATAACAAACTTatcaaaattaataataaaaaactgtcAGCCATGTGCATTCACTTTGTAAGTTTCTTAGAGATTTTTGCATGACTGGAAAATACAAAGCTTTACAACAATCATGTgttaattaatatgtcacaccAACTTCACTGAGTAGTGAATCAAAAATGTGTGTCAAATAAAACCATTACCTAGATTTATTTGGGTTGTATTTTCCCCAtcatgtgtttctttgtgttcagttcAGGTTTAAGTACAATAATATAGcattttggtgcaaaaatacaaaaaagtagCCCATAACTTGATGCCAGAATGGCAAATATTTCCACAGCATCAGCAAACTTCCCAGGAGAGCTGACATAAGCTGGTATAAAGGTTAACCACACTGCACAGAATATTAACATGCTGAAAGTGATAAATTTTGCTTCATTGAAATTATCAGGCAGCTTCCGAGCTaaaaaagcaagaacaaaaCATAACATAGCCAGCAGCCCTATGTATCCCAGCACAGCCCAGAACCCTACAGGCGACCCCAGGGCACATTCAAGTGTAATTTTATCTCTGTAACTGTTCATATTTTTGTAGGGGAATGGTGGGTTTATTGTTAGCCAAAGTATGCAAATCAACATCTGTATGAGAGTGAAAGCGAGAACACTGAGTCTCTGCTGTGCAGGTCCAAACCATTTCATCACATTACTGCCTGGAAGTGTAGCTTTAAAGGCCATCAGTACTACTATTGTTTTCCCCAGAATACAAGAGATACAGAGTACAAAGGTTATGCCAAATGCTGTGTGTCGCAGCATGCAGGACCACTCAGTGGGCCGGCCAATGAAGGTTAGAGAACACAAGAAACAAAGAGTCAAGGAGAAAAGCAGCAGGAAACTCAGCTCAGAGTTGTTGGCCTTTACCAATGGAGTGTCCTTCTTGATTAAGAATAGCGCTGCCACTATTAAAGTAAGGAGCACaccaaacaaagtaaaaaacacAAGAATTTTACCCATAACTTcagtgaaagagagaaactCGACATTTTTCAGTATACATGCATCTCTGTTTTGATTGGACCAGTATTCTTCAGGACACTTTTTGCAGTTATTAGAATCTGTAATAAAAAACATTGTTGCTATTATTGGCATTAAAACAGTTACATTCTGAAAGTGTAGATCTGTGAGAGCACCATAGAAGACTTGATCATGATACATAAGCTGCAGAAAGCTAACACTGTATGCAAATCACCATAATTCACAACTGCGATACCTGTGGTGTTGCTGATTTCTCCATCTGCACATGGCATACAGTCATAGCAGCAGACAGGCTTGCCTTTTTGAAGGACTTTATGTGTTCCTGGAAGGCAGCTGTCACTGCACACTGATGCTGGCACCTTTGAATCCAATAAAAAGGAATTTGTAAAAGTTTTTGAAGAGACAAATGTTTTATTCTCAGTTAAGATATTtacctctctgcttcctctgggCCACATTATAGCTCCCGTTTTAAGAACAAACTTCTGTCCAGGTGGTAGGGAAGCATCATAATAGCCAACTGGTATAAACTGAACGGATCCATCTGGTCCATGTTGCCAATTTACCACCTCGTACCTGGCCACCGTTGCTCCAGTGCTGTCAAACCATACTCGATCCCCATTCTTAATTGTAAAGTTCACTTGCTTTAGAGACTCCAACACCTCACGATCAGAAAACAccactttattgtcattatattaATATCAGTATTCTGATTTACAaatcaaagaaatgaaaatgttcattCATTAGTTAGTTTTACCTGCCCGTGAGTAACATTGACTTCCTTGTGACACCCTTGACTGTTTGAGCACTTTAGGATACTGTGCAGAGAATAGGCTACAGCATAGATTGCTTTATAAATGTTACTGGAGTATCTCAGCTCTgccacatcatcatcataatctcTCAGCTCCATTAGATCCTGATTTTCTTTGCAAAATGCTGTATTTATCATATTGCCCTGGTTCTGCTCCTTACACTGAAATTCTGTCTCCCAAAAACCTTTGACTAAAAAATCCTCCATGCCACTGATGTTAGCCTTTTGCACTGCAAAGCCCAATGAGCCTCCCAGTACACTAAAGCTGGTAGGAGTCACAAGGCTGTCAGCAGTGATCCAGGCCTCCACTCCAATGAACTGTCTGCCAGTGATGTTGTTCAGACTCAACTGCTCCAGAAGTATGTTCATCTCTACATGGGCCAGGAAACCAACAATAACCCTGGCAGTGCTCTTACGGATCACATCAACCACTTTCAGAAGTTTTTCTGGTTCTGCCCTGTGAAATTTCTCCCTATATTCCACACACACTCCTTCTTCTTGGGCCGCTGCTAGGAAGATAGCCATGCCATTGTTACCATAGTCACTATCACTATTGATTGCCCcaacccaggtccagccaaagtGCTTGACCAGTTGAGCGAGGGCTCGGCTTTGGTAAAAGTCACTGGCAATGGTTCGAAAAAATGAGGGGTAATCTGTC includes:
- the LOC115790743 gene encoding extracellular calcium-sensing receptor-like; protein product: MIGGAFSIHSKITQPSLVFTEKPKRLRCSSVNLREFRFAQTMIFAIEEINKNKFLLPNVSIGYRIYDNCGSTLSSMRAVMALMNGDEWTLGKSCSGQSAVHAIIGESESSSTIVLSQTTGPFKIPVISHSATCECLSSRTDYPSFFRTIASDFYQSRALAQLVKHFGWTWVGAINSDSDYGNNGMAIFLAAAQEEGVCVEYREKFHRAEPEKLLKVVDVIRKSTARVIVGFLAHVEMNILLEQLSLNNITGRQFIGVEAWITADSLVTPTSFSVLGGSLGFAVQKANISGMEDFLVKGFWETEFQCKEQNQGNMINTAFCKENQDLMELRDYDDDVAELRYSSNIYKAIYAVAYSLHSILKCSNSQGCHKEVNVTHGQVLESLKQVNFTIKNGDRVWFDSTGATVARYEVVNWQHGPDGSVQFIPVGYYDASLPPGQKFVLKTGAIMWPRGSREVPASVCSDSCLPGTHKVLQKGKPVCCYDCMPCADGEISNTTDSNNCKKCPEEYWSNQNRDACILKNVEFLSFTEVMGKILVFFTLFGVLLTLIVAALFLIKKDTPLVKANNSELSFLLLFSLTLCFLCSLTFIGRPTEWSCMLRHTAFGITFVLCISCILGKTIVVLMAFKATLPGSNVMKWFGPAQQRLSVLAFTLIQMLICILWLTINPPFPYKNMNSYRDKITLECALGSPVGFWAVLGYIGLLAMLCFVLAFLARKLPDNFNEAKFITFSMLIFCAVWLTFIPAYVSSPGKFADAVEIFAILASSYGLLFCIFAPKCYIIVLKPELNTKKHMMGKIQPK